In Vicinamibacterales bacterium, the following are encoded in one genomic region:
- a CDS encoding ROK family protein: MSIVAGIDLGGTAVNYTLLDSARGQFLINGLCEHPALVTQGPEVTLQQIADGLAMAAGRAGVDPAAIAAIGLDTPGPASAVGVLSAKGSTNFAHPAWAGFDLRGQLEARLGRSVTYLNDGNAAALWGHTAVFGSDGGSSISVIIGTGTGGGIVVDGRLVTGRNGFGGEVGHVLIPWRSIAGLEDLAPPCNCGRTGDLESLCSLTGIRQTLLPYFLARYPGHPLHGVEPARAATRVRSLADEGDAMSRDIFRAQARALALFLDQMVNLFDPDGFLIGGGALEASPGFRRWFLDEVRVGMPAQRAEQEPRIELMPDGDTAGARGAALEATRVFGLRAARA; this comes from the coding sequence ATGTCGATTGTCGCGGGGATCGATCTCGGCGGCACCGCCGTCAATTACACGCTGCTCGATTCGGCGCGCGGGCAGTTTCTCATCAACGGCTTGTGTGAGCACCCCGCCCTGGTCACGCAGGGGCCGGAGGTCACCCTCCAGCAGATTGCCGACGGGCTCGCGATGGCGGCCGGCCGGGCGGGCGTGGACCCGGCTGCGATCGCGGCGATCGGCCTCGACACGCCCGGGCCCGCCAGCGCCGTCGGCGTCCTGAGCGCGAAGGGTTCGACCAACTTCGCGCACCCGGCGTGGGCGGGGTTCGATCTGCGCGGGCAGCTCGAGGCGCGGCTGGGACGTTCCGTCACCTATCTGAACGACGGCAACGCGGCGGCGCTCTGGGGGCACACCGCGGTTTTCGGATCCGACGGCGGATCGAGCATCTCCGTCATCATCGGCACCGGCACGGGCGGCGGCATCGTCGTCGACGGGCGGCTGGTGACCGGGCGGAACGGCTTCGGCGGGGAAGTGGGGCATGTGCTGATTCCCTGGCGATCGATCGCGGGACTCGAGGATCTGGCGCCCCCCTGCAACTGCGGCCGCACCGGTGATCTCGAGTCGCTCTGTTCGTTGACCGGAATCCGGCAGACGCTGCTGCCTTACTTTCTCGCGCGCTATCCCGGCCATCCGCTCCACGGCGTCGAACCGGCCCGGGCCGCGACCAGGGTGCGCAGCCTGGCGGACGAAGGGGACGCGATGTCGCGCGACATCTTCCGGGCGCAGGCGCGCGCCCTGGCGTTGTTCCTCGACCAGATGGTCAACCTCTTCGATCCGGACGGCTTCCTGATCGGCGGCGGGGCGCTCGAGGCGTCGCCGGGATTCCGCCGCTGGTTCCTCGACGAGGTCCGCGTCGGCATGCCGGCACAGCGCGCGGAACAGGAGCCGCGGATCGAACTGATGCCCGACGGCGACACCGCCGGCGCGCGCGGCGCCGCGCTCGAAGCGACGCGGGTCTTCGGCCTGCGCGCAGCCCGCGCATAA
- a CDS encoding efflux RND transporter permease subunit, with translation MKLAEVSVKRPVFAVMMSAALVVLGWFSYQDLGLDLMPRTDSPTVNVRASLPGASAEEIETTITKPIEAAVNTINGIDELRCSSSQGNGNCTITFTLEREIEAATQDVRDKVATVRFPRDTTPPVVSKFDPDQAPILTLAVVSNRSPKEITEIADKQIKEVLETVQDVGEVSLMGDRRREIRILLDPNRLNAYGLTVQQVAAAVERQNTEIPGGTFIAGPSEISMRTMGRLRTVNEFDQIVLSYKDGSVIRVGDVARVTDSIEEVRSQTRLDGENAVSLSIRKQTGTNTVEVVDRVLARLERIQAALPSDIRVLPRRDQSLFIRKSFEEIQHHLIFGGILAAVVVFVFIRNWRVTLIAGLAIPISIIGTFAFMRPFGFTLNNMTMLALSLATGIVIDDAIVVLENIFRYVEEKGMSPRQAAIDATSEIGLAVMATTLSLVVIFVPVAFMTGQVGRYFFSFGITSATAILLSMFVSFTLTPALCAWWLRPEDAAAGHGKTKERGFYAWLDRRYTTMLEWSLAHRPVMLGIAAAVVVSAAFLYPLVGKELVPDDDQSEFSVNLRLPRGTSYERTLEYMTPIEGELRAALGDNLAAMLTSIQNGSGNYSIQLKPLEEREQSQQELMQVTRRALSKYKNARISVSGGTDISGASSGGGGRGGGGGSTNRLSMIVQGPDVEQLQQYAQTLLEKVREIDGVTDADTSFEATQPEMRITVDRDRAADLGVSVDTLSSTMRTLVGGEEVSKFKDGDEQFSVRLRLDERFRNDPRTMGDIFVPAAGGRMVRLTDVAHLTMGSAPGSIDRFNRMRQISVNANLDRLKITLGDAIAQARDKVGELGLKAGYQVTFGGSARTLSQAGNDFMIAIILSIVFIYMVLASQFNSFIHPLTIMTSLPLSLPAGLLALMAFGMTINVYSAIGLMMLFGVVKKNSILQVDYTNTLREMNLDRHQAMIQANRVRLRPILMTTIAIVAGMLPIAFGRGAGSGSRASMAVTIIGGQILCLLLTLLITPVVYSYFDGLRALRPSDLFNPLRRLLRPRPAPIPGPALPATPEHLER, from the coding sequence GTGAAGCTCGCGGAAGTCAGCGTCAAGCGGCCCGTCTTCGCCGTGATGATGAGCGCGGCGCTCGTCGTGCTCGGCTGGTTCTCGTACCAGGACCTCGGGCTCGACCTGATGCCGCGCACCGATTCGCCGACGGTGAACGTCCGCGCCAGCCTTCCCGGCGCCAGCGCCGAGGAGATCGAGACGACGATCACCAAGCCGATCGAGGCGGCGGTCAACACGATCAACGGCATCGACGAGCTGCGGTGCAGCTCCTCGCAGGGCAACGGCAACTGCACCATCACCTTCACCCTCGAGCGCGAGATCGAGGCGGCGACGCAGGACGTGCGCGACAAGGTCGCGACGGTGCGCTTCCCGCGCGACACCACGCCGCCGGTGGTCAGCAAGTTCGATCCCGACCAGGCGCCGATCCTCACGCTGGCCGTCGTCTCGAACCGCTCGCCGAAAGAGATCACCGAGATCGCCGACAAGCAGATCAAAGAAGTGCTGGAGACCGTGCAGGACGTCGGCGAAGTCTCGCTGATGGGCGATCGCCGCCGCGAGATCCGCATCCTGCTCGACCCCAACCGCCTCAACGCCTACGGGCTGACCGTGCAGCAGGTCGCCGCCGCGGTGGAACGGCAGAACACGGAGATCCCCGGCGGCACGTTCATCGCCGGCCCCTCGGAGATCTCGATGCGGACGATGGGGCGCCTCCGCACCGTCAATGAGTTCGACCAGATCGTCCTTTCGTACAAAGACGGTTCGGTGATCCGCGTCGGCGACGTCGCGCGCGTCACCGACTCGATCGAAGAGGTCCGCAGCCAGACCCGCCTCGACGGCGAGAACGCGGTCTCGCTCTCGATCCGCAAGCAGACCGGCACCAATACCGTCGAGGTCGTCGACCGCGTCCTGGCGCGCCTCGAGCGCATCCAGGCGGCGCTGCCGTCCGACATCCGCGTCCTGCCGCGCCGCGACCAGTCGCTGTTCATCCGCAAGTCCTTCGAGGAGATCCAGCACCACCTCATCTTCGGCGGCATCCTCGCCGCCGTCGTCGTGTTCGTGTTCATCCGCAACTGGCGCGTCACGCTGATCGCCGGCCTGGCGATCCCGATCTCGATCATCGGCACCTTCGCGTTCATGCGGCCGTTCGGCTTCACGCTGAACAACATGACGATGCTGGCGCTGTCGCTCGCCACCGGCATCGTCATCGACGACGCCATCGTCGTGCTGGAGAACATCTTCAGGTACGTGGAAGAGAAGGGAATGTCGCCCCGCCAGGCGGCGATCGACGCGACGTCGGAGATCGGGCTGGCGGTCATGGCGACGACGCTGTCGCTGGTGGTCATCTTCGTGCCGGTCGCGTTCATGACCGGGCAGGTCGGCCGCTACTTCTTCAGCTTCGGCATCACCTCGGCGACCGCGATCCTGCTGTCGATGTTCGTGTCGTTCACGCTGACGCCCGCGCTGTGCGCGTGGTGGCTGCGGCCGGAGGACGCGGCGGCGGGCCACGGCAAGACCAAGGAGCGCGGGTTCTACGCCTGGCTCGATCGCCGGTACACGACCATGCTGGAGTGGTCGCTGGCGCACCGGCCGGTGATGCTGGGCATCGCCGCCGCCGTCGTCGTCTCGGCGGCGTTTCTCTACCCGCTGGTCGGCAAGGAGCTGGTGCCCGACGACGATCAGAGCGAGTTCAGCGTGAACCTGCGGCTGCCGCGCGGCACCAGCTACGAGCGGACGCTCGAGTACATGACGCCGATCGAAGGGGAGCTGCGCGCCGCGCTCGGCGACAACCTGGCGGCGATGCTGACCTCGATCCAGAACGGCAGCGGCAACTACTCGATCCAGCTCAAGCCGCTGGAGGAACGCGAGCAGTCCCAGCAGGAGCTGATGCAGGTGACGCGGCGGGCGCTCAGCAAGTACAAGAACGCGCGGATCAGCGTGTCGGGCGGCACCGACATCTCCGGCGCGTCGAGCGGCGGCGGCGGGCGCGGCGGCGGCGGGGGCAGCACCAACCGTCTCAGCATGATCGTGCAGGGCCCCGACGTCGAGCAGCTCCAGCAATACGCGCAGACCCTGCTCGAGAAGGTACGGGAGATCGACGGCGTCACCGACGCCGACACCAGCTTCGAGGCGACGCAGCCCGAGATGCGCATCACCGTCGATCGCGACCGCGCCGCGGACCTCGGCGTCTCGGTCGACACCTTGTCGTCGACGATGCGGACGCTGGTCGGCGGCGAGGAGGTCTCGAAGTTCAAGGACGGCGACGAGCAGTTCAGCGTCCGGCTGCGGCTCGACGAGAGGTTCCGCAACGATCCGCGGACGATGGGGGACATCTTCGTCCCCGCAGCGGGCGGGCGGATGGTCCGCCTGACCGACGTCGCGCATCTCACCATGGGCAGCGCGCCGGGATCGATCGATCGCTTCAACCGCATGCGCCAGATCTCGGTCAACGCCAATCTCGATCGCCTGAAGATCACCCTCGGCGACGCGATCGCTCAGGCGCGCGACAAAGTCGGCGAGCTGGGACTCAAGGCCGGCTATCAGGTGACGTTCGGCGGCAGCGCGCGCACCCTCAGCCAGGCGGGGAACGACTTCATGATCGCCATCATCCTGTCGATCGTGTTCATCTACATGGTGCTGGCGTCGCAGTTCAACAGCTTCATCCACCCCCTGACGATCATGACGTCGCTGCCGCTCAGCCTGCCCGCCGGGCTGCTGGCGCTGATGGCGTTCGGCATGACCATCAACGTCTACAGCGCCATCGGCCTGATGATGCTGTTCGGCGTCGTCAAGAAGAACTCGATCCTGCAGGTCGACTACACCAACACGCTGCGGGAGATGAACCTGGATCGCCACCAGGCGATGATCCAGGCGAACCGCGTCCGGCTGCGGCCCATCCTGATGACCACCATCGCGATCGTGGCCGGCATGCTGCCGATTGCGTTCGGCCGCGGCGCCGGATCGGGCTCGCGGGCGTCGATGGCGGTGACGATCATCGGCGGCCAGATCCTGTGCCTGCTGCTGACGCTGCTGATCACCCCGGTGGTCTACTCGTACTTCGACGGCCTGCGCGCGCTGCGGCCGAGCGACCTGTTCAATCCGCTGCGCAGGCTGCTGCGGCCGCGGCCGGCGCCGATTCCCGGCCCGGCGCTCCCCGCCACACCCGAACACCTCGAACGCTGA
- a CDS encoding sodium:solute symporter family protein, with protein MNISSLDWIVIGAYFVVITAIGLVVGWHVRRTGEYFLGGRRFGPWIMIGQTFGVGTHAEMPVALAGAVYTSGASAIWFQWKNLFVTPFFWIMAPVFRRVRRTTMAEFTEDRYGAWMGGIYIVFALCFLIINTGSMLKGAGKVISQATGGGVGVNEIIVAMTVLFMLYSLVGGLIAAAWTDLFQGFLIIVLSFLLIPLGWSAVGGLDGMKAVLEPYRFSLATPSGIGPWVIAMLTLNGLVGIMAMPHQIAAVGTGRNERTCRVGMFYGNFVKRVCTVGWMLVGLIVAAMVAQGHTPLADAEDAFGYACRQLLFPGALGLMIASILAANMSTCSAFLVDSGALFTEGLYRHRLAPGRSDHHYLWAGRISGLAITILGVLYALFLIQSVLYTFLLTETMATFVGISVLGGLIWRRANRWGALASMLTALAVNFVLYAATGQRLDHWDATVFLAALLAGVAALVVVSLLTPPEPAGAVGSFFERMETSSDDSGPGAGAHQPLLLVNLLRAPQVAAARGWGVFREDLAGFGIAWVLVVMLVAVTALMLSV; from the coding sequence ATGAACATTTCCTCCCTCGACTGGATCGTCATCGGCGCCTACTTCGTCGTCATCACCGCCATCGGGCTGGTGGTCGGCTGGCACGTGCGCCGCACCGGTGAGTACTTCCTCGGCGGCCGGCGCTTCGGGCCGTGGATCATGATCGGCCAGACGTTCGGCGTCGGCACGCACGCCGAGATGCCGGTGGCGCTCGCCGGCGCGGTCTACACGTCCGGCGCCTCGGCGATCTGGTTTCAGTGGAAGAACCTCTTCGTCACGCCGTTCTTCTGGATCATGGCGCCGGTCTTCCGCCGCGTGCGGCGGACGACGATGGCGGAGTTCACCGAGGATCGCTACGGCGCGTGGATGGGCGGCATCTACATCGTGTTCGCGCTCTGCTTCCTGATCATCAACACCGGCAGCATGCTGAAGGGAGCCGGCAAGGTGATCAGCCAGGCGACCGGCGGCGGCGTCGGCGTCAACGAAATCATCGTGGCGATGACGGTGCTGTTCATGCTCTACAGCCTCGTCGGTGGACTGATCGCCGCGGCGTGGACGGATCTCTTCCAGGGATTCCTGATCATCGTGCTGTCCTTTCTGCTGATTCCGCTCGGCTGGAGCGCGGTGGGCGGGCTGGATGGCATGAAGGCGGTGCTCGAGCCATACCGCTTCTCGCTCGCGACGCCGTCGGGCATCGGGCCGTGGGTGATCGCCATGCTGACGCTCAACGGGCTGGTCGGGATCATGGCGATGCCGCACCAGATCGCCGCGGTCGGAACCGGCAGGAACGAGCGGACGTGCCGCGTCGGCATGTTCTACGGCAACTTCGTCAAGCGCGTCTGCACCGTGGGCTGGATGCTGGTCGGCCTGATCGTCGCGGCGATGGTGGCTCAGGGACACACGCCGCTCGCGGATGCCGAGGACGCCTTCGGCTACGCCTGCCGGCAGCTGCTCTTTCCCGGCGCGCTCGGGCTGATGATCGCCTCGATCCTGGCGGCGAACATGTCCACCTGCTCGGCGTTTCTCGTCGACAGCGGGGCGCTGTTCACCGAAGGGCTGTACCGTCACCGGCTGGCGCCGGGGCGGTCCGATCACCACTATCTCTGGGCGGGGCGCATCAGCGGCCTGGCGATCACGATTCTCGGCGTGCTGTACGCGCTCTTCCTGATCCAGAGCGTGCTCTACACGTTCCTGCTGACGGAGACGATGGCCACCTTCGTCGGCATCAGCGTGCTCGGCGGTCTCATCTGGCGGCGCGCCAACCGCTGGGGTGCGCTCGCCAGCATGCTGACGGCGCTCGCCGTGAACTTCGTGCTGTATGCCGCGACCGGGCAGCGGCTGGATCACTGGGACGCCACTGTGTTTCTGGCGGCGCTGCTCGCCGGCGTCGCGGCGCTGGTCGTCGTCAGCCTGCTGACCCCGCCGGAGCCGGCCGGCGCGGTCGGTTCGTTCTTCGAGCGGATGGAGACGTCGAGTGACGACAGCGGCCCCGGGGCAGGCGCTCACCAGCCGCTGCTGCTCGTCAACCTGCTTCGCGCGCCGCAGGTCGCGGCCGCGCGCGGATGGGGAGTGTTCCGCGAGGATCTCGCCGGCTTCGGCATTGCCTGGGTGCTCGTGGTGATGCTCGTCGCGGTGACGGCGCTGATGCTGTCGGTTTAA
- a CDS encoding prolyl oligopeptidase family serine peptidase translates to MFIVHKKGLKLDGTNPTLLYGYGGFNIVQSPTFSAPRLALLEQGFVYANANLRGGGEYGEEWHKQGMKLKKQNVFDDFIAAGEWLIANKYTSSSRLALQGGSNGGLLVGAVINQRPDLARVAIPQVGVMDMLRFHKFTIGWNWIADYGSSDNAEEFKALYAYSPLHNVKTGVKYPATLITTADHDDRVVPAHSFKYAATLQEKAGKDTPILIRIDTKSGHGASSLTKSLETTADIYAFIMHNMGLTPTAPTSSPSGGGMR, encoded by the coding sequence ATGTTCATCGTCCACAAGAAGGGGCTGAAGCTGGACGGGACCAATCCGACGCTGCTCTACGGCTACGGCGGGTTCAACATCGTGCAGTCGCCCACCTTCAGCGCCCCGCGCCTGGCGCTGCTCGAGCAGGGCTTCGTCTACGCCAACGCCAATCTGCGCGGCGGCGGCGAGTACGGCGAGGAGTGGCACAAGCAGGGGATGAAGCTGAAGAAGCAGAACGTGTTCGACGACTTCATCGCCGCCGGCGAATGGCTGATCGCCAACAAGTACACCTCCAGCAGCCGGCTGGCGCTGCAGGGCGGATCGAACGGCGGGCTGCTGGTCGGCGCGGTGATCAACCAGCGTCCGGATCTCGCGCGCGTCGCCATCCCGCAGGTCGGCGTCATGGACATGCTGCGCTTCCACAAGTTCACCATCGGGTGGAACTGGATCGCCGACTACGGATCCAGCGACAACGCCGAGGAGTTCAAGGCGCTGTATGCCTACTCGCCGCTGCACAACGTCAAGACCGGCGTGAAGTATCCGGCCACGCTGATCACCACCGCCGACCACGACGATCGCGTCGTCCCGGCGCATTCGTTCAAGTACGCGGCGACGCTGCAGGAGAAGGCGGGCAAGGACACGCCGATCCTGATCCGGATCGACACCAAGTCGGGGCACGGCGCGAGCAGCCTCACCAAATCGCTCGAGACCACCGCCGACATCTACGCGTTCATCATGCACAACATGGGGCTGACGCCGACGGCGCCGACCAGCTCGCCGTCCGGCGGAGGGATGCGGTGA
- a CDS encoding carboxypeptidase regulatory-like domain-containing protein, whose translation MTARLRCIRTALLALCVALVAAPAIAQFDRSQVSGRVKDSQGGLVPGATVTVTNQATQLTTTAVTDQTGFYTFPNLTSGKYTISTELQGFKKVVRPDVTLDAAASVTIDFTLETGALTESVTVTADSPVLQTDTSMRKTIESKDIEQIPFSGRNPIGVVGLKPGVVGGSFNNYNFSDLGNGGFSINGSRSDENNITVDGATAIRTRSSGAIVGIQNVDALQEVQVLTGNYMPEYGRASGGQVRMVTKSGGNRFHGSGSFFLRDDKLQANTWTRNKSPNALENSGPAPFDYKQYAYSVGGPIQKDRLFFFAAQEWVNYVATETRTLAVPTEKMRTGDFSELLLPNNVFFAAPQIIRDPTTGQPFPGNIIPANRLSSNGLAFLRAYPLPTPGFRSGVQNAIINSTNPQDQRKDNIRLDYRLNAKNSFVYRYGKYNWVAIDAFRGDVPYARTDWDRPNTNQTLSWTSSLSNTLVNEASYTYGLDEVFINVLESDLYKRSTYGVTYPYLFPQNKEIADKLPTISIDNLGLIDGGPYPAFSRGPIHTFSNTTTWVKDRHTFKGGLVIEYSGEDDFDQINVQPIPGSTNNQNGRFEFRNSTTARSGLGMADAALGLFTNYAEIGQRALTKWRALATDVFVQDSWRPTAKLTVEGGIRYVLWPPWYSTTNNIASFDPRFYDRNNEAVVNPSNGVITGGPRYNGIVLPGDGFPSEASNLAVYNDPAVRALFRDLPRGFTRTYKNVFEPRGGVSYAWNEMTVFKASAGVFHNRVTLNDSLLPGGNPPFQPQVSVSNGSADNPGGAGGAAALPLGMTAIDPNAKIPVAYTYSVGVQRQLPFGFAVDVTYVGRQGRNLQRERNINQLAAGTLQRNPGINSAALRPYKGYGVIRLSEHEARSEYNSLQIGVDRRYRNGFKFGAAYTLGKSMDDASGRRDVLFNAFDDSGYWGHSSFDRRHVFNFYYIYDLPFLRDQTTILGRTLGGWQISGSTFMRTGTPLWVTRTADIAGVGDAFAQPYNQNGDPMDGANGQFSQGAAADQNFWFNPQAFSAPAAGTFGNAPRNGIYGPGQYQWDIAVFKNFAVRSGHTLQFRAEIFNFINHPNWSNPNTDPTSTSFGRVTGKDNARRDVQLSLRYVF comes from the coding sequence ATGACCGCACGTCTTCGCTGCATTCGTACCGCACTGCTCGCGCTGTGCGTCGCCCTCGTCGCGGCGCCCGCGATCGCGCAATTCGACCGAAGCCAGGTCTCGGGGCGCGTGAAGGACTCGCAAGGCGGGCTGGTGCCCGGCGCGACCGTCACCGTCACCAACCAGGCGACACAACTGACCACGACCGCCGTCACCGACCAGACCGGGTTCTACACGTTCCCGAATCTCACCTCCGGCAAATACACCATCAGCACCGAACTGCAGGGCTTCAAGAAGGTCGTCCGGCCGGACGTCACGCTCGACGCCGCCGCCTCGGTGACCATCGACTTCACCCTCGAGACCGGCGCGCTCACCGAGTCGGTCACCGTCACCGCCGACAGCCCGGTGCTGCAGACCGACACCTCGATGCGCAAGACGATCGAGTCGAAGGACATCGAGCAGATCCCGTTCTCCGGCCGCAACCCGATCGGCGTCGTCGGCTTGAAGCCGGGCGTCGTGGGGGGCAGCTTCAACAACTACAACTTCTCGGATCTCGGCAACGGCGGCTTCAGCATCAACGGCAGCCGGTCGGACGAGAACAACATCACCGTCGACGGCGCCACTGCGATCCGCACCCGTTCCTCGGGCGCGATCGTCGGCATTCAGAACGTCGACGCGCTGCAGGAAGTGCAGGTCCTGACCGGCAATTACATGCCCGAGTACGGCCGCGCCAGCGGCGGCCAGGTCCGGATGGTCACCAAGAGCGGCGGCAACCGGTTCCACGGCAGCGGCTCGTTCTTCCTGCGCGACGACAAGCTGCAGGCCAACACCTGGACGCGCAACAAGAGTCCGAACGCGCTGGAGAACAGCGGCCCGGCGCCGTTCGACTACAAGCAGTACGCCTACTCGGTCGGCGGTCCGATTCAGAAGGATCGGCTGTTCTTCTTCGCCGCCCAGGAGTGGGTGAACTACGTCGCCACCGAGACGCGGACCCTGGCGGTGCCGACCGAGAAGATGCGCACCGGCGACTTCAGCGAGCTGCTGCTGCCCAACAACGTGTTCTTCGCGGCGCCGCAGATCATCCGCGACCCGACGACGGGGCAGCCGTTCCCGGGCAACATCATCCCGGCCAACCGGCTCAGCTCGAATGGGCTCGCGTTCCTGCGCGCGTATCCGCTGCCGACGCCCGGCTTCCGCTCCGGCGTGCAGAACGCGATCATCAACAGCACCAACCCGCAGGATCAGCGCAAGGACAACATCCGCCTCGACTACCGGCTGAACGCCAAGAACTCGTTCGTCTACCGCTACGGCAAGTACAACTGGGTCGCGATCGATGCGTTCCGCGGCGACGTGCCGTACGCGCGCACCGACTGGGATCGCCCCAACACCAACCAGACGCTGAGCTGGACCAGCAGCCTGTCGAACACGCTGGTCAACGAGGCGTCCTATACCTACGGCCTCGACGAAGTGTTCATCAACGTGCTCGAGAGCGATCTCTACAAGCGCAGCACCTACGGCGTCACCTACCCGTACCTGTTCCCGCAGAACAAGGAGATCGCCGACAAGCTGCCGACGATCTCGATCGACAACCTCGGGCTGATCGACGGCGGTCCCTACCCGGCGTTCTCGCGCGGCCCCATCCACACCTTCTCGAACACGACGACGTGGGTGAAGGACCGGCATACGTTCAAGGGCGGGCTGGTGATCGAGTACTCGGGCGAGGACGACTTCGATCAGATCAACGTGCAGCCGATCCCGGGGAGCACGAACAACCAGAACGGCCGCTTCGAGTTCCGCAACAGCACGACCGCCCGCAGCGGCCTCGGCATGGCCGACGCCGCTCTCGGCCTGTTCACCAACTACGCCGAGATCGGCCAGCGCGCCCTGACCAAGTGGCGCGCGCTCGCCACCGACGTCTTCGTCCAGGACTCGTGGCGTCCGACGGCCAAGCTGACGGTGGAAGGCGGCATCCGCTACGTGCTGTGGCCGCCGTGGTACTCGACCACCAACAACATCGCGTCGTTCGATCCGCGCTTCTACGACCGCAACAACGAAGCGGTCGTCAACCCCTCGAACGGCGTGATTACCGGCGGACCGCGCTACAACGGCATCGTCCTGCCGGGTGACGGCTTCCCGAGCGAGGCGAGCAACCTGGCGGTCTACAACGATCCGGCGGTGCGGGCGCTGTTCCGCGATCTGCCGCGCGGCTTCACCAGGACCTACAAGAACGTGTTCGAGCCGCGCGGCGGCGTGTCATACGCCTGGAACGAGATGACGGTGTTCAAGGCGAGCGCCGGCGTGTTCCACAACCGCGTCACGCTGAACGACTCGCTGCTGCCCGGCGGCAACCCGCCGTTCCAGCCGCAGGTCAGCGTCAGCAACGGCTCGGCGGACAATCCCGGCGGCGCCGGCGGCGCCGCGGCGCTGCCGCTCGGCATGACGGCGATCGATCCCAACGCGAAGATCCCGGTCGCCTACACCTACTCGGTCGGGGTGCAGCGCCAGCTGCCGTTCGGATTCGCGGTGGACGTGACCTACGTCGGCCGCCAGGGACGCAACCTCCAGCGCGAGCGCAACATCAACCAGCTCGCCGCCGGCACGCTTCAGCGCAACCCCGGGATCAACTCGGCGGCGCTGCGCCCCTACAAGGGCTACGGCGTCATCCGGCTGTCGGAGCACGAAGCGCGCTCCGAGTACAACTCGCTGCAGATCGGCGTCGACCGGCGCTACCGCAACGGGTTCAAGTTCGGCGCCGCCTACACGCTCGGCAAGTCGATGGACGACGCCAGCGGCCGCCGCGACGTGTTGTTCAACGCCTTCGACGATTCGGGCTACTGGGGGCACTCGAGCTTCGATCGCCGGCACGTGTTCAACTTCTATTACATCTACGACCTGCCGTTCCTCCGCGACCAGACCACGATCCTGGGACGGACGCTGGGCGGCTGGCAGATCTCCGGCTCCACGTTCATGCGCACCGGCACGCCGCTGTGGGTGACCCGCACCGCGGACATCGCCGGCGTCGGCGACGCCTTCGCGCAGCCGTACAACCAGAACGGCGATCCGATGGACGGCGCCAACGGGCAGTTCTCGCAGGGGGCGGCGGCGGATCAGAACTTCTGGTTCAACCCGCAGGCCTTCTCGGCGCCGGCGGCCGGCACGTTCGGCAACGCGCCGCGCAACGGCATCTACGGCCCGGGCCAGTACCAGTGGGACATCGCGGTGTTCAAGAACTTCGCGGTCAGGAGCGGGCACACGCTGCAGTTCCGCGCGGAGATCTTCAACTTCATAAACCACCCGAACTGGAGCAACCCGAACACGGATCCGACCAGCACGTCATTCGGCCGCGTCACCGGGAAAGACAACGCGCGGCGTGATGTGCAGTTGAGTCTGCGCTACGTGTTCTAG
- a CDS encoding amidohydrolase family protein, whose translation MRRLQLPGLFDLQVNGFGGVDFNGPSLSAERCAAALERMRASGVTRCLPTLITSSFERFAAGARTLARMSDPAIAGLHMEGPYLSPQDGPRGAHPREHITAASIDDFQRRQDAADGRILLVTLAPEVPGALPLVEHLAAAGVRVAIGHTAASAQQIRDAIGAGATLATHLGNGCAATLPRHPNPIWELLAADDIVASLIVDGHHLPPATVKAMARAKGAGRTILITDAIAAAGCAPGRFTIGGVDCVLGDDGRVSLPDTPYLAGSSLTLDRAIGNMVRFSGLPLDEVIPMASTIPAAYLGLTPGGTVTADWDPEACELHVRHVHD comes from the coding sequence GTGCGACGCCTGCAGCTGCCGGGGCTGTTCGATCTCCAGGTCAACGGATTCGGCGGCGTCGACTTCAACGGTCCGTCGCTCTCCGCCGAGCGCTGCGCGGCGGCGCTCGAGCGCATGCGCGCCAGCGGCGTGACGCGCTGCCTGCCCACCCTCATCACCTCCTCGTTCGAGCGGTTCGCCGCCGGCGCCCGCACCCTGGCGCGGATGTCCGATCCCGCGATCGCGGGCCTGCACATGGAAGGGCCGTATCTCTCGCCCCAGGACGGCCCCCGCGGCGCGCATCCGCGCGAGCACATCACCGCCGCCAGCATCGACGACTTCCAGCGGCGGCAGGACGCGGCGGACGGGCGCATTCTGCTCGTCACGCTGGCGCCGGAAGTGCCCGGAGCGCTCCCTCTGGTCGAGCATCTCGCGGCCGCAGGGGTCCGCGTCGCCATCGGCCATACCGCGGCATCGGCGCAGCAGATCCGCGACGCGATCGGCGCCGGCGCCACGCTGGCGACCCATCTCGGCAACGGCTGCGCCGCCACGCTGCCGCGCCATCCCAATCCGATCTGGGAATTGCTTGCCGCGGACGATATAGTCGCGAGCCTGATCGTGGACGGCCATCATCTGCCGCCGGCGACCGTCAAGGCGATGGCGCGGGCCAAGGGCGCCGGGCGGACGATCCTGATCACGGACGCGATCGCCGCCGCCGGCTGCGCGCCCGGCCGCTTCACGATCGGCGGCGTCGACTGTGTGCTTGGAGACGACGGCCGCGTGTCGCTGCCGGACACGCCCTATCTCGCGGGGTCGAGCCTGACGCTCGACCGCGCGATCGGCAACATGGTCCGTTTCAGCGGGCTGCCGCTCGACGAGGTGATTCCGATGGCATCCACGATTCCGGCCGCGTATCTCGGCCTCACCCCCGGCGGCACCGTCACGGCCGACTGGGACCCCGAGGCGTGCGAACTGCACGTCCGCCACGTTCACGACTGA